In Paenibacillus stellifer, the DNA window TCGCTGCGCTCATTCATAAGGCGGATGAGAGTGTCGCGTACGCATATTTTGTACAACTTCATCATCAACCTGGGATACCGGCTGGCCCTGAAGCGTTAGCGGGAGCAGGAACTTGGATTATAAAAATGGTCTGCAGAATTTGATTGATACCTTGCTGTGATTCCGGAAGAGCGATTAACGTTCTTCGTAGCCTAGCTAGTCCTAGCCTAACATTTCATCCAGATCCACCTTCCTGCCCGCCAGGTGATGCATGGGAGACACCACGAACTTCGCTTGTGGTGCGGGAGGAAGCGGAGCGCGGCCGGCTGGCCAGAGTGCATGTCCGCGATATCCGCTTAATCAACAGTATCGCCGTCTGTACACGCCGCAATGAACGGCGCTCCGCGCTTCTGGAAGATTTCATCGCGATCTGCCGAAGCTTTCTTCCGGGGATGTGAAGAGGCTATGATCCGCCGATTGAAAAATAAAACGAACGAAAGAGCCGGCTTTTTCCAATATAGAGTGGAAGAACGAAGGAGGAATGGCGGATGACCTGTTCGAACGAAGACTCACAGCTCGCATCGCTTGCGCTTGCCGGCAGCCGCGAAGCGTTCAGCCAGCTGTATGAAAGCACAATCGCCGAGGTATATCGCACCGCCCGCTTCCTGGTAGGAGATCCTTCCGATACGGATGATGTCGTCCAGGAGATATACATCCAGCTATACCGGTCGCTGCAGCATTACGATGCTTCCCGGCCGTTCCGGCCGTGGCTGATGGGGCTGGTTGCGCGGCAGTGCCGGGCTTACCGGAGGAAGCGGTGGAGCATGCTGCGGATTCAGAGCCGGAGCAAGCGGAGCCGGGGCTTCGAGGACCGCGATTTCGCAGGGGATGTCGTGGACCGAATGGCAATTGCGCCGCTGCTTGAGAGCGTGGAGCGTCTGCCATACAAGCTGAAGCAGGTTGTGATTCTGCGGTATTTGAACGAATACTCGCAGGAGGAGATTGCCCAGGCGCTCGGTATCCCCCTTGGAACGGTCAAGTCCCGGATTCATGCCGCTTTAAGGAAGCTGCGAAGGAAGGAAATTGCGGAGATCGGACACACGGGAAGGATGGAGGATGCTCATGAAACTTGAAGAAGAGCTGCGGGGAGCGCTCGCTTCACACAGCATGGAGTGGAGGGCGCCGGAAGAGCTGAAGGAGACCATCATGCGCGAGACATTCGGGAAGACCCGAAGAATGCGTCCGGGCAAATGGGCGGCGGCGGGGATTCTTGCGGCTGTGCTGCTGCTGCCGACCGGCGTGTATGCGGGCTATCATTATTTGGCCGATTCGGTGTACGGATCGCAGAAGCAATTTCAGCAGTTGGGCGGAACTCTGGCGCAATATGAACGGCTTGAATCCAAGCTCCAGGCGGCCAAGGCAAGCCTTCCGCCTGAAGAATTCGACCACTTCTTGTCGCTGCTGCATGAACTTGGGACGTATAATGCCAAGATTGTGGACAATGCAGGCGTGCTGCACCCGGACCGGTTGAGTTCCAGTGAGCAAAAAGAATACGAGAAGCTGACCTCGGAGCTTCAGCCCTTTTTCACCAAGCTGAATAAGGGAGAACAGCAGGCGGCCGGAGTCGGACAGCCGGTGAATAATCAGAAGTTCCTGATGCATCTGGTGGACACTGCTGAGCAGAAGCTCAATGCCGAGGATCTGGCCAAAGTGAAGGATATTGTGAACAGCCTTGAGAAGATACAGGCCAAAGGAATATTGAGTGAAGAGGATTCCCGCAAAGTACAGGAACTGTGGAAGCAGTTTGAGCCGTATTCCAAGGATTTGGGCATTAAGATAGAGCCTGCACAGTAGTCGTATCGCCAAGCTCAAAGCATGAGAACGAGACCACTGCCGCAACGCCAAGAGCCTTCCCCGATGGGAAGGCTCTTGGTCGTGGATTCGCTAAGACTAACTGAGCTGCATAGTCGTGAGGCAGGTATCGTTTTTCTCGTATGTGGAAACCTCGGACTCGGCGGTCTTTCCGTTGTATCCGATGGTGAGCCGGTACGTCTGGCCGCGCGGCAGCCACAAATCGATAAACCCGTTGGCGTGGGATTTCACCGTCTGGTTCAGTACGATTTTGCCATCCGCATTAACAGCCGTAACGGTGAACTCTTTATTGGCGAGCTCGCCCTGGCAGCCGGCCAGATTGTGGGTCGCACAGGGATGCGTGGAATCCGTATAAGGCGCCACAGACAGAAAAAATTCGTCCTTCGGCAGACCGTAGGTCAAAGTGGTGCCGTCCTCCTTCTTGACGACGAGCTTTCGCGAGTCGATGGAAGCCGATTTGGCGGTCAAAGCGCCTGAGCTGTATTGATCGACGATCTGCTTGATCCCCGGCGTTTCAGCGATGGTTGCCTTGCCGCTGTCTCCGCCGCCGTCTGTGCTGCGGTTCATGGCAGTATAGGCGCCAAGCCCGCCCAATGCCACAATCACCAGAGCAATAGCCGCCGCTCTTGTCTTTCTTGTCATGCTTGTCATTCTCCTTTATCTCATACTGGAAGTGCTGCAGCTCTATTTTAATCTCATACAAGCGCGTTTCAGCCCTACTATTATATATGAAGCGATCCGAAATGAAAGTTACCAAAAGCATAAATAGAGCCAGGACAAAAGGAAGAAGATAGCGAGTCCTCCGACGCTTGTCATGCCCGTCTGCATAATGGAGCCAAGTCCCTCATAGACATGTACTAATCAATGCTACTCAATACAGGTTAAGGGGATGATGTCATGCGCCGGACAGCATGGGTACTCGCGGTCATTATGTGCGTTACCCTGATCATGACGGGCTGCGGGAAGAAGGACGCCGCTTCCGTGGTCAAGGATTTGAACAATGTGGCCGACAAGCTGGAGAGCAAGAGCGGGGCGTATCAGGGAGAGGGAACGATGACCCTGTACACGGGAGAACAGCCCCAGGAGTACAAGGTGGAGGTCTGGTACAAGAATCCTTCCTATTACCGGATCAGCCTTGCCAATACGCAGAAGAACATAACGCAGATTGTACTCCGCAACGATGAAGGCGTGTTCGTGCTGACGCCAAGCCTCGGCAAGAGCTTCCGCTTCCAGAGCGATTGGCCGGACAATCAAGGCCAGGTTTATCTCTATCAGACGCTGCTGAAAGGCATTACCGCCGATGACAACCGCCAGTTCGTGGCAGACAAGGACAGCTATGTGTTCGAGGTGGCCGCGAATTACCAGAGCAGCGCCCTCGTTCGCCAGAAGATCTGGCTGGACAAAAAGACGTATGCGCCCAAGCAGGTCCAGGTATCCGACTCGGAGGCCAAGGTCGTGGTGAACGTGAAGTTCGACAAATTCGCCTTTGATCCCCAGTTCGCCGCCGATGCGTTTGATATGCAGAAAAATATGGCTTCCGGCAAGTCGGAAAATACGGTCGCCCAGGTGGACGAGAACGGCAATCCGCTGCCTGCGGCGGACAGCCAGGATGCAGCGCAGAATCAGGCGGCTGTGCCGGCCGGCGACTTCGGCGTGATCGAGCCGGGATATACGCCCGAAGGCGTAACGCTTAAAGATTCCAACAAAGTGGAGAACAGCGAGGATCATGCTGTACTTCTTCGGTATGATGGAACGTATCAGTATACGATTATGGAGTCCCGTCCGCTGGATCAGGCAGTCTCTCTTGCTCCCGGCACGATGGTCGATCTCGGCTTCACATGGGGCGTTCTGACGGGCGATGAGCAGCAGACGCTGACCTGGATGCCGGGCGACGGCGTTCAGTACCGGATTACAAGCCCGAACCTGCCAGTTAGTGAAATGATGGAAATTGCAGCTTCTATGGAGGATCAAACGGGTAAATAAATGATTGTAGACGGATACTGCTTATGAGTGGAAATTCTTCCTCTACACGCGGTATCCGTTTTGCTGTCATCCGGGGTTCTCCGGGATCTGAACGCTGCCGGATGTCCGAGCTTTCCTGTTCTGGCCTTGCTATCCATTTGACAGTGCTTACCGTTAGCATTACGATAACGTATAAGCAAGTGAAGCAAGAGCATCTTCGGCAGAGGGTTCTCTAGACTAACAAGAAGGTGACTGGAAGTGCAGGAAAGCTATCGGCCGACTGCGGCCGAGATTGATTTGGATGCGTTGCGTGCCAATTACGAGAGCTTTCGACGGCATTTGCCGGCGGATGTGAAGCTGATGGTATGCGTCAAGGGAAATGCTTACGGCCATGGAGCGGTTGACGTGACAAGAGAGCTTGAGACTCTGGGCGTGGATTATGTCAGCGTGGCTTTTCTGGATGAGGCGATTCAACTGCGCCAGGCGGGGATTGCACTCCCGATTCTGGTGCTTGGCTATACGCCCCCCGAAGCCATTCCGGCTGCCTGGGAGTACGATGTTACCATAACGCTCTTTACTCCGGAGGTTCTGGAGGCCGTGGCCAAGCTGCCTGATGGCGACAGCCGGAAGCTCAAAGTGCATATCAAGATCGACAGCGGAA includes these proteins:
- a CDS encoding sigma-70 family RNA polymerase sigma factor — encoded protein: MTCSNEDSQLASLALAGSREAFSQLYESTIAEVYRTARFLVGDPSDTDDVVQEIYIQLYRSLQHYDASRPFRPWLMGLVARQCRAYRRKRWSMLRIQSRSKRSRGFEDRDFAGDVVDRMAIAPLLESVERLPYKLKQVVILRYLNEYSQEEIAQALGIPLGTVKSRIHAALRKLRRKEIAEIGHTGRMEDAHET
- a CDS encoding DUF3600 domain-containing protein, translating into MKLEEELRGALASHSMEWRAPEELKETIMRETFGKTRRMRPGKWAAAGILAAVLLLPTGVYAGYHYLADSVYGSQKQFQQLGGTLAQYERLESKLQAAKASLPPEEFDHFLSLLHELGTYNAKIVDNAGVLHPDRLSSSEQKEYEKLTSELQPFFTKLNKGEQQAAGVGQPVNNQKFLMHLVDTAEQKLNAEDLAKVKDIVNSLEKIQAKGILSEEDSRKVQELWKQFEPYSKDLGIKIEPAQ
- a CDS encoding CueP family metal-binding protein yields the protein MTRKTRAAAIALVIVALGGLGAYTAMNRSTDGGGDSGKATIAETPGIKQIVDQYSSGALTAKSASIDSRKLVVKKEDGTTLTYGLPKDEFFLSVAPYTDSTHPCATHNLAGCQGELANKEFTVTAVNADGKIVLNQTVKSHANGFIDLWLPRGQTYRLTIGYNGKTAESEVSTYEKNDTCLTTMQLS
- a CDS encoding LolA family protein, encoding MRRTAWVLAVIMCVTLIMTGCGKKDAASVVKDLNNVADKLESKSGAYQGEGTMTLYTGEQPQEYKVEVWYKNPSYYRISLANTQKNITQIVLRNDEGVFVLTPSLGKSFRFQSDWPDNQGQVYLYQTLLKGITADDNRQFVADKDSYVFEVAANYQSSALVRQKIWLDKKTYAPKQVQVSDSEAKVVVNVKFDKFAFDPQFAADAFDMQKNMASGKSENTVAQVDENGNPLPAADSQDAAQNQAAVPAGDFGVIEPGYTPEGVTLKDSNKVENSEDHAVLLRYDGTYQYTIMESRPLDQAVSLAPGTMVDLGFTWGVLTGDEQQTLTWMPGDGVQYRITSPNLPVSEMMEIAASMEDQTGK